Proteins encoded together in one Marispirochaeta sp. window:
- a CDS encoding DUF4041 domain-containing protein codes for MENAYFIAAILGVFVILLLIQLIKVSLKNKQYRKKYAPIIDIEEEAEKERIEKEKIEREIKELQESYKEKKIIYDRLLRQIALYEEEIELAEYGFYKPHFDFDASERYKDAITSCREKQKAMVKNKKAVYCTQQWTVDGSKSKGTTMTNRNIRLTSRAFNNECDALIANVSWNNILRYEERIIKAKETIDKMNESNKIYIDKQYLNLKIDELRLNHEYKEKKQKEKEEQAELRRQMREEAKLQQEIEEAEKEEQKYIKLLEKAKVEAEKAAGDKLEQLKAKMAMLEEELIAAHEKNERAKSMAQQTKAGHVYIISNIGSFGEHVYKIGMTRRLDPMDRVKELGDASVPFTFDVHAMIYADDAPGLEGILHSNFDQNRLNLVNNRKEFFAVNLEDIEKEVLKKIPDAEFVLTAEAREYRESEMIRKEKNDALEKEETLIPNSI; via the coding sequence ATGGAAAACGCTTATTTTATAGCAGCTATTTTAGGTGTATTCGTCATATTATTGCTGATTCAATTAATAAAAGTATCTTTAAAGAATAAGCAATACAGAAAGAAGTATGCTCCTATTATTGATATAGAAGAGGAAGCTGAAAAAGAACGCATTGAAAAGGAAAAGATAGAAAGAGAAATTAAGGAATTGCAGGAAAGTTACAAAGAGAAAAAAATAATATATGACCGTCTCCTTCGACAAATTGCATTATACGAAGAAGAAATTGAGCTAGCCGAATACGGGTTTTATAAACCACACTTTGATTTTGATGCTTCAGAGAGATATAAAGATGCAATAACTTCCTGCCGTGAAAAACAAAAAGCTATGGTTAAAAATAAAAAAGCGGTTTATTGCACTCAGCAATGGACTGTAGATGGTAGTAAGTCAAAGGGTACTACTATGACTAATCGTAATATTCGGCTGACTTCTCGGGCGTTTAACAATGAATGTGATGCATTGATAGCAAACGTAAGCTGGAACAATATACTTCGATATGAAGAACGAATAATAAAAGCAAAAGAAACAATTGATAAAATGAATGAGTCGAATAAAATATATATTGATAAACAATATTTGAATCTTAAAATAGATGAATTGCGACTAAATCATGAATATAAAGAAAAAAAGCAGAAAGAAAAAGAGGAGCAGGCAGAACTTCGCCGGCAAATGCGCGAAGAAGCAAAACTTCAGCAAGAAATTGAAGAAGCCGAGAAAGAAGAGCAAAAATACATAAAATTGTTGGAAAAGGCTAAAGTTGAAGCTGAGAAAGCCGCTGGAGACAAATTAGAGCAGTTGAAAGCTAAAATGGCTATGTTAGAAGAAGAGCTTATAGCCGCGCACGAAAAAAATGAACGTGCAAAATCTATGGCACAACAAACAAAAGCTGGACATGTATATATTATTTCGAACATTGGATCTTTTGGTGAACATGTTTATAAAATCGGTATGACGAGAAGACTTGATCCGATGGATAGAGTAAAAGAACTTGGCGATGCATCCGTACCCTTTACTTTTGATGTTCATGCAATGATTTATGCTGATGATGCGCCTGGCTTAGAGGGAATACTGCATTCAAATTTTGATCAAAATAGACTGAATCTTGTTAATAACAGGAAAGAGTTTTTCGCAGTGAATTTGGAAGATATTGAAAAAGAAGTATTAAAGAAGATTCCCGATGCCGAATTTGTATTAACTGCCGAAGCTCGAGAATATAGAGAATCTGAAATGATAAGGAAAGAAAAAAATGATGCATTGGAAAAAGAGGAAACATTAATTCCAAATAGTATTTAG
- a CDS encoding CopG family antitoxin, whose product MKRRYNLTAEEKKIENEIDTYRSVTGEKRKKVESIIAGAKKNKAISLRISNYDLEKLKEKAEQEGLPYQTLITTVLHKYITNQLFEKDEIIKSFRLLKEERAI is encoded by the coding sequence ATGAAACGAAGATATAACCTTACTGCTGAAGAGAAAAAAATAGAAAATGAAATTGACACCTATCGATCAGTCACAGGTGAAAAGAGAAAGAAGGTCGAATCCATAATAGCTGGAGCCAAGAAAAATAAGGCTATAAGCCTAAGAATTTCAAATTATGATTTAGAAAAACTAAAAGAGAAGGCAGAACAGGAAGGGTTACCGTACCAAACGCTTATTACAACGGTGCTTCATAAATACATTACAAATCAGCTATTTGAGAAGGATGAGATCATCAAGTCGTTCAGGCTGCTGAAGGAAGAGAGGGCAATATAA
- a CDS encoding ATP-binding protein, translating into MIDRQIEDEINVLKNEFPIVAILGPRQSGKTTLSRKIFSDYEYVSFEDYDVYEFAESDPRGFLNRYSENVIFDEIQRNHKMISYLQTHVDKLKKNGKIVITGSHNFLLMEQISQSLAGRVGITKLLPFSIKEIKDLKIDKNELIFKGFYPRIYDQNIRAEVFYKNYISTYIEKDIRQLKNVNKLDVFIKFMKILAGRTGQEINYKTIGEDCGVSHATIMEWISILEASFIVYRLRPFYNNYNKRLVKSPKLYFTDTGLVCSLLGIRKKEELDYHFLKGSIFETFIINEVMKANYNQGEKYEIYFWRDNHKKEIDLIIDFGMKKYGIEIKSSETINEKYFDGLKYWNELTGIDKENMYLIYGGKENMVRNDMNVISWDNIFDGIIKDSI; encoded by the coding sequence ATGATAGATAGACAAATCGAAGATGAAATTAACGTTCTCAAGAATGAATTCCCAATAGTAGCTATTCTAGGGCCAAGACAGTCTGGTAAGACTACGTTGTCGAGGAAGATTTTCTCAGATTATGAGTATGTTTCCTTCGAAGATTATGATGTCTACGAGTTCGCAGAATCAGATCCAAGAGGATTCTTAAACCGTTATAGTGAAAATGTAATCTTTGATGAAATACAAAGAAACCATAAAATGATTAGTTATCTGCAAACTCATGTTGATAAGTTAAAGAAAAATGGAAAAATTGTAATCACAGGATCACATAATTTTTTATTAATGGAACAAATAAGTCAATCACTTGCTGGAAGGGTAGGAATAACAAAATTATTACCATTTTCAATTAAAGAGATAAAAGACTTAAAAATTGATAAAAATGAACTAATATTTAAAGGATTTTATCCAAGAATATATGATCAGAATATAAGAGCAGAAGTATTTTATAAGAATTACATCTCAACATATATTGAAAAGGATATAAGGCAATTAAAAAATGTTAATAAATTAGATGTATTTATAAAATTTATGAAGATATTAGCAGGAAGAACAGGGCAAGAAATTAATTATAAGACTATTGGAGAAGATTGTGGCGTATCACATGCTACGATTATGGAATGGATTTCAATCCTGGAAGCAAGTTTTATAGTTTATAGATTAAGACCATTTTATAATAATTATAATAAGAGATTAGTGAAATCACCAAAATTATATTTTACAGATACAGGACTCGTTTGCAGCCTTCTTGGAATAAGGAAAAAAGAAGAACTTGATTATCATTTTTTGAAAGGAAGTATATTTGAGACTTTTATAATAAACGAAGTAATGAAGGCCAATTATAATCAAGGAGAAAAATATGAAATATATTTTTGGAGAGATAATCATAAAAAAGAAATAGATTTGATTATAGATTTCGGAATGAAGAAATATGGAATAGAAATTAAATCAAGTGAAACTATAAATGAAAAGTATTTTGATGGTTTGAAGTATTGGAATGAATTAACAGGAATAGATAAAGAGAATATGTATCTTATATATGGAGGAAAGGAGAATATGGTAAGAAATGACATGAATGTCATTTCTTGGGATAATATATTTGATGGAATAATAAAGGACTCAATATAA
- a CDS encoding ATP-binding protein, with protein sequence MAGKKPAKRLIEGTQLLSLLISIITIFIVQIVSIFAISVFIILDLNEKAENAADETVYILTEPLYNVDDSQIVRIADALLSSGRISGIVIDTSATGIVVDKPAPVQSRWIRPRIREVNHNDFFLGTIELQFSDDELLATIKRFLFTMVVAVIAILWVYLITTRVFIQKRTKRIFAALSIGINEIAAGNYAYNIQKTNYEDIDAIINLLNDMTRRIQGKNAELVEMNASLEQRVAERTAELEESLAELQRMQERLIESGKLSALGQLSAGIAHELNTPLGAIISAVSSMVTSFDKKLPEQPVFISSLSKKERDLYMKAVATGIETNKTLDIYLPSRRKTKGAEELLQQKKIPNSHEVTVLLADMGLLNNLDDLLPYLAIKKNKEILAEVSDTVIIRRMIEIIYESSKKASNVIEALRSYLTTTVSDETNVIDVETDIKKVLTLMHNLLKHGIKVKTEFSGLYVLARADTLSNVWMNLIRNAVQALNGSGEILIKTEKLDGRGIISIKDNGPGVSPEIQHRIFEPFFTTKNDIQGMGLGLDICRRIIESSQGKIWVQSVPGETVFFVSLPLAK encoded by the coding sequence ATGGCTGGGAAAAAACCGGCTAAAAGATTGATAGAGGGAACCCAGCTTCTATCTCTTCTTATATCAATAATTACCATATTCATTGTTCAGATTGTTTCCATTTTTGCGATATCCGTCTTTATCATCCTTGATTTGAACGAAAAAGCAGAAAACGCGGCGGACGAAACAGTCTATATTCTGACCGAACCCCTCTATAATGTGGACGACAGCCAGATTGTCAGGATTGCAGACGCACTGCTTTCTTCCGGACGGATCTCCGGTATTGTTATTGACACCTCCGCAACCGGAATTGTTGTAGACAAACCGGCACCTGTCCAATCGCGGTGGATTAGACCACGAATCAGGGAAGTCAACCATAACGATTTCTTCCTCGGAACAATCGAACTGCAGTTCAGCGATGACGAGCTGCTTGCGACGATCAAGCGGTTTCTGTTTACGATGGTCGTCGCGGTAATCGCGATTTTATGGGTGTATTTAATCACCACAAGGGTTTTTATCCAAAAACGGACAAAAAGGATTTTTGCGGCTCTGTCCATTGGAATCAACGAAATCGCAGCCGGAAATTATGCATATAACATTCAGAAAACGAATTACGAGGATATTGACGCAATAATAAACCTGCTGAATGACATGACCAGAAGAATCCAGGGGAAGAACGCCGAACTTGTAGAAATGAATGCATCTCTTGAACAACGGGTTGCCGAGCGGACGGCGGAACTGGAAGAATCTCTTGCGGAATTACAACGTATGCAGGAACGGCTTATAGAATCCGGAAAACTTTCCGCTCTGGGACAACTCTCCGCCGGCATTGCCCATGAGCTGAATACACCCCTGGGTGCAATAATATCCGCTGTCTCGTCGATGGTTACTTCGTTTGACAAAAAGCTCCCGGAACAGCCGGTTTTTATCTCTTCCCTGTCAAAAAAAGAACGGGATTTATACATGAAAGCTGTTGCGACAGGTATAGAAACCAACAAAACGCTGGATATATACCTTCCGTCCAGAAGGAAGACGAAAGGAGCCGAAGAACTGCTGCAACAAAAAAAAATACCGAACAGCCATGAAGTTACCGTATTACTCGCCGATATGGGTCTTTTGAACAATCTCGATGATCTGCTTCCGTACCTTGCAATAAAGAAAAACAAGGAAATACTGGCGGAGGTTTCGGATACGGTAATTATAAGACGGATGATAGAGATTATTTATGAGTCTTCCAAAAAAGCATCGAATGTTATCGAAGCACTCCGGTCATACTTGACTACTACAGTTTCTGACGAAACGAATGTCATTGATGTGGAAACGGACATAAAAAAAGTGCTGACCCTGATGCATAATCTCCTGAAACACGGCATTAAAGTGAAAACAGAGTTCTCGGGGCTTTACGTTCTGGCGCGGGCGGACACATTGTCCAATGTCTGGATGAACCTGATACGAAACGCCGTTCAGGCGTTGAACGGTTCCGGCGAAATATTAATTAAAACGGAAAAGCTGGACGGCCGAGGGATCATCTCGATTAAAGACAACGGCCCAGGAGTTTCTCCCGAAATTCAGCACCGGATATTCGAACCCTTCTTTACCACAAAGAACGACATCCAGGGAATGGGACTTGGACTGGATATCTGCAGGCGGATTATCGAATCATCCCAGGGAAAGATATGGGTACAGTCCGTACCGGGAGAAACCGTATTTTTTGTATCCCTGCCTCTTGCAAAGTAA
- a CDS encoding IS110 family transposase, which yields MEEKIRYVGIDLGKRTYQCAILDEKAKNQQFNGKADGIGLERLAKRLGNDDLVGLEAGNNAFNIARYLTDRVGCHVVVLNPGKLAMIYQSLKKTDREDAVQIARLLQRNPVEELPTVPLPTKKEEEERSVVAELATYKADRTRYINRLHSVFLDSGITTITKADLKTASNREKNVLTLLTGRHVREARRLIEMVAYCEAIIEDLEQETKQFLESEKNTGILMSVPGVGPATALAFIAYVGDGSRFANADQVANYAGLTPRVDSSGETHRMGPISKRGCAYLRRVIVQAAWSLVRSKSGGHLKEAYKTLITRKPKAVAIIAIARRLVKLLYTLVTKKTYYRYSQLKERLAKLKYHKLQIIGLGS from the coding sequence ATGGAAGAGAAGATTCGGTATGTAGGCATCGACCTTGGTAAACGGACTTACCAGTGTGCGATTCTCGATGAGAAAGCCAAGAATCAACAGTTCAATGGAAAAGCCGATGGGATTGGCTTAGAGCGACTTGCCAAGAGATTGGGTAATGATGATTTGGTAGGACTGGAAGCGGGGAACAATGCGTTCAATATTGCTCGATATCTGACTGACCGGGTTGGGTGCCATGTTGTTGTTCTGAACCCTGGGAAGCTTGCAATGATTTACCAATCGCTGAAAAAAACGGATAGGGAAGATGCAGTACAAATTGCCCGCCTGTTACAGCGGAACCCGGTAGAAGAATTGCCAACCGTACCGTTGCCAACGAAGAAAGAGGAAGAGGAGAGGTCAGTTGTAGCCGAACTGGCAACTTACAAAGCAGACCGAACAAGGTACATAAACCGGCTCCATAGTGTGTTTCTCGATTCGGGTATTACAACGATAACGAAAGCGGATCTAAAAACGGCATCGAACAGAGAGAAGAACGTATTGACCCTTCTTACCGGACGGCATGTTCGAGAAGCGAGGCGACTGATAGAAATGGTTGCCTACTGTGAAGCGATTATTGAAGATTTAGAACAGGAAACAAAGCAGTTCCTGGAATCCGAGAAGAACACTGGGATTCTCATGTCTGTCCCAGGAGTCGGTCCTGCTACCGCGTTGGCTTTTATTGCCTACGTAGGGGATGGAAGTCGATTTGCGAATGCAGATCAGGTGGCAAACTACGCAGGCCTCACACCTCGGGTCGATAGCTCTGGGGAAACTCATCGAATGGGGCCAATATCAAAGCGAGGATGTGCATATTTGCGCAGAGTGATCGTACAGGCAGCATGGTCACTGGTGCGTTCGAAAAGTGGGGGGCACTTGAAAGAGGCTTACAAAACTTTAATCACTCGAAAACCTAAAGCAGTAGCGATTATTGCCATTGCTCGGAGATTAGTAAAGCTTCTGTACACCTTGGTGACAAAGAAGACATATTATCGGTATAGCCAGCTTAAAGAGAGGCTTGCGAAGCTGAAATATCATAAATTACAAATTATTGGATTGGGGTCTTGA
- a CDS encoding integron integrase, producing MKMELRVQNKSYRTEKTYLYWVRDFSGWIRSKAPDQLGTDDVRSYLTHLTMKRNISFATQKQAFIALLFLFRHVLNKEIHGLESVVRARINRKLPVVFSQQEIAEILKYMSEDYQLMCRLIYGGGLRLSECLELRVKDIDINGGSIIVRSGKGNKDRITLLSRSVIPAIEKHIAKIRRRFETDRRENLPGVPLPFALQHKYPNASIEWSWYWIFPSPRLSVCPRTGQAGRFHIFQSSLQKAFHNALSQSGIPKKAGIHSLRHSFATHLIEAGYDIRTVQELLGHSDVSTTMIYTHVAAKNKLSVISPMDRIDIVDDSHNTPKQHKTIVPRS from the coding sequence ATGAAAATGGAACTCAGAGTGCAAAACAAGTCCTACCGTACAGAAAAAACCTACCTTTACTGGGTCCGCGATTTTTCCGGATGGATCAGGTCCAAAGCTCCTGATCAGCTTGGGACGGATGATGTACGCAGTTACCTTACCCACCTCACAATGAAGCGAAATATCTCCTTTGCTACCCAGAAACAGGCTTTTATTGCATTGCTGTTTCTTTTTCGTCATGTTCTGAATAAAGAAATACATGGCCTCGAGTCAGTGGTAAGGGCCCGGATAAACAGAAAACTCCCGGTTGTTTTTTCTCAGCAGGAAATAGCAGAGATACTTAAGTATATGTCGGAAGACTATCAACTTATGTGTCGTCTTATATACGGCGGCGGGCTAAGATTGTCAGAATGTCTCGAACTCCGGGTAAAGGATATCGATATTAACGGCGGATCCATCATTGTACGCTCTGGAAAAGGGAATAAAGACCGGATAACCTTACTCTCACGATCGGTAATTCCTGCCATAGAAAAGCACATCGCGAAAATCAGAAGACGCTTCGAGACCGATCGCAGGGAGAATCTCCCTGGCGTTCCTTTACCTTTCGCCCTGCAGCACAAGTATCCCAATGCCTCAATAGAATGGAGCTGGTACTGGATTTTCCCCTCACCCCGGCTTTCGGTATGCCCACGTACAGGTCAGGCCGGCCGGTTTCATATTTTTCAATCAAGCCTGCAGAAAGCCTTTCATAATGCTCTCTCTCAATCGGGTATTCCTAAAAAGGCGGGAATTCATTCACTGCGGCATAGTTTTGCAACACATCTGATCGAGGCCGGCTATGATATTCGCACCGTTCAGGAACTTCTCGGTCATTCCGATGTCAGTACCACAATGATCTACACCCATGTGGCGGCGAAGAACAAACTCAGCGTAATCAGCCCGATGGATAGGATTGATATAGTTGACGACTCTCACAATACACCAAAACAACACAAAACTATTGTTCCACGCTCATGA
- a CDS encoding response regulator, producing MSESDQTLSDKAILCVDDEAIILLSLLQELKRNLGNQYTYERATSAEAALRIIDELDQEGIRVVLIISDWLMPGIKGDEFIEIVKQKHPEIKVIMITGQADKSAIERVSGIASVVAVLKKPWRAEELIHTVRSTCSTCL from the coding sequence ATGCGTTGATGATGAGGCAATAATCCTGCTCTCGCTGCTGCAGGAATTAAAAAGAAACCTCGGAAACCAGTATACCTATGAACGGGCTACAAGTGCCGAAGCCGCGCTGCGAATTATCGATGAACTGGATCAAGAAGGAATCCGTGTTGTTCTTATAATCTCCGACTGGCTTATGCCTGGGATAAAAGGAGATGAATTCATCGAGATCGTCAAACAAAAGCATCCGGAAATAAAGGTTATTATGATTACAGGACAAGCAGATAAATCGGCGATCGAACGGGTTAGCGGCATCGCTTCGGTTGTCGCTGTACTGAAGAAACCGTGGCGGGCGGAAGAACTGATACATACCGTCCGGTCTACATGTTCAACATGTCTATGA
- a CDS encoding RES family NAD+ phosphorylase, producing the protein MMEIPEKYIRKIELNVQYCECCQPRDNEEPEGFFWVLGDRICFHEYLSEIKVPEKYFEEIDNKFNCPNCGCTIGLYTDVGLKTKFEIEYEKKYDKIISKLAPDIEEFSYYLEKYPYLGLNHRIGKKIKKEISNIPKTTIKNEIWYRARAVNSSKKFTYSDMMPPNPEMVTIGEGRFNHYGQSVYYLGDEKRLCALEVSNQLETICWIQKLEIISLNNILDLSVYINPDNIDYIPFVFAGIIITGEINKKVIRDKNWKPEYFVSRFISDICREANIDGIKYNSTVAIGNNLAILNMDNFNYKLIRNPYIYKLTKEKSNYEF; encoded by the coding sequence ATGATGGAAATTCCAGAAAAATATATACGAAAGATTGAATTGAATGTACAGTATTGTGAATGTTGTCAGCCTCGTGATAATGAGGAACCAGAAGGTTTTTTTTGGGTTCTTGGTGATCGAATATGTTTTCACGAATATCTATCTGAAATAAAGGTTCCAGAAAAATATTTTGAAGAAATTGATAATAAATTTAATTGCCCAAATTGTGGTTGTACAATAGGACTATATACAGATGTTGGGTTAAAAACAAAATTTGAAATAGAATATGAAAAGAAATATGATAAAATAATATCGAAATTAGCACCTGATATTGAAGAATTTTCTTATTATTTAGAAAAATATCCATATTTAGGATTGAATCACAGAATTGGTAAAAAAATTAAAAAAGAAATATCAAATATACCAAAAACAACAATAAAAAATGAAATATGGTATCGTGCACGTGCAGTTAATTCATCAAAAAAATTTACTTATAGCGATATGATGCCACCAAATCCAGAAATGGTTACAATTGGTGAAGGAAGATTTAACCATTACGGTCAAAGCGTGTATTATTTAGGTGATGAAAAGAGATTATGTGCATTAGAAGTATCTAACCAATTAGAAACAATTTGCTGGATTCAAAAACTGGAAATCATATCTTTAAATAATATACTTGATTTATCTGTCTATATTAATCCTGATAATATTGATTATATACCTTTCGTTTTCGCAGGTATAATTATTACAGGAGAAATAAATAAAAAAGTAATTAGGGACAAAAATTGGAAACCAGAATATTTTGTATCAAGATTTATATCTGATATTTGTAGAGAAGCAAATATTGATGGTATAAAATACAATAGTACTGTAGCTATTGGAAATAATTTGGCTATTCTTAATATGGATAACTTTAATTATAAATTAATTAGAAATCCATATATATACAAATTAACAAAGGAAAAAAGTAATTATGAATTTTGA
- a CDS encoding toxin → MNSIIWDQEKNEKLIFERNISFDEISQMIMDGKYMDIIENPVREGQMYFVMEIQDYTWIVPFIIDEDDNIVLKTAYQSRKYHKKYRGK, encoded by the coding sequence ATGAATTCCATCATCTGGGACCAGGAAAAGAATGAAAAACTCATTTTTGAAAGAAATATCTCTTTTGATGAAATAAGCCAGATGATTATGGATGGAAAGTACATGGATATTATTGAGAATCCAGTACGTGAGGGGCAGATGTATTTCGTGATGGAAATACAAGACTATACGTGGATTGTCCCATTTATAATTGATGAGGATGATAATATCGTATTGAAAACTGCCTACCAGAGTCGAAAATACCACAAGAAATATCGAGGGAAATGA
- a CDS encoding DUF4238 domain-containing protein, protein MKRRHHYVSRFLLNNFSNDGMINCFDNVEKTIKYISTKDAAVIRDYYRINVEGLPEDIFEDVFNEIEAPVAQIIRNINETKQLPTDDEEIQYLFLFIASLACRVPSIRENVNKNIGEIIRLLGLQTISHRYEDLTESVMRNDPSTKKYTKKELLEILSDKEKISIEIANEMQMENILFLLDIIYKALYERNWYIGYVADNKACRLITTDTPILLYFTKKMPQFYSPAFLTPDTILSFAIDPQTIIYSELGKVPTFPISLKNYTIRENNYLSTKLAKKYYFYKENDFYMFDDQRRKITLQQYWSS, encoded by the coding sequence GTGAAACGAAGACATCATTACGTTTCTAGGTTTTTATTGAATAACTTCTCAAATGATGGAATGATCAATTGCTTTGATAATGTTGAAAAGACAATAAAGTACATCAGTACGAAAGATGCTGCTGTTATTCGAGATTACTACAGAATAAATGTTGAAGGGTTGCCCGAGGATATATTTGAGGATGTGTTTAATGAAATTGAAGCACCTGTAGCACAAATAATCAGAAATATAAATGAAACTAAACAATTGCCAACAGATGATGAAGAGATTCAATATTTATTTCTATTTATTGCTTCGCTTGCATGTAGAGTCCCATCAATCAGGGAAAATGTAAATAAAAATATTGGAGAAATAATTCGATTACTGGGTTTGCAAACTATTTCTCATAGATATGAAGATCTAACAGAATCTGTAATGAGAAACGACCCGTCTACAAAGAAATATACAAAAAAAGAATTACTGGAAATACTTTCAGATAAAGAAAAGATATCAATTGAAATTGCAAATGAAATGCAAATGGAAAATATTCTATTTCTACTAGATATAATATATAAAGCGTTATATGAACGTAATTGGTATATTGGGTATGTCGCTGATAATAAGGCTTGTCGCTTAATTACTACTGATACTCCAATTCTTCTATATTTTACAAAGAAAATGCCACAATTTTATTCTCCTGCTTTTTTGACTCCAGATACCATTCTCTCTTTTGCAATAGATCCGCAAACCATAATATATTCTGAACTCGGAAAAGTACCTACTTTTCCAATATCATTGAAAAATTATACTATAAGAGAAAATAATTACTTATCAACAAAATTAGCTAAGAAATACTATTTCTACAAAGAAAATGACTTTTATATGTTCGATGATCAGAGAAGAAAGATTACACTGCAACAGTACTGGAGTTCCTAA
- a CDS encoding IS5 family transposase, giving the protein MAQQKGFFDEDFRLEKISKQGDPLRKLDEYINWEMFRPILKKAFRKEAKGPGGRPPFDYVMMFKILVLQRLYNLSDAQMQFHILDRLSFMRFLGLQINDTVPDEKTIWHFRETLTKKGKIEILFEKFRSFLMVKGVIAQSGNIVDASFVEAPKQRNSREENKEIKNRKTPESWNESKKRQKDTDAKWTSKGGKRHFGYKNHVKACKKSKLIKTYGVSDASVHDSQILEDLLEKDDSHHEVYGDSAYAGGPIKEILDTRNIRNRIHEKGYRNNPLTEKQKEKNRKKSKVRARVEHIFGFIHNSMNGSTLRSIGKQRAEAIIGLMNLTYNMNRYIQLQRI; this is encoded by the coding sequence GTGGCACAACAAAAAGGCTTTTTTGATGAAGATTTCCGTCTGGAGAAAATCAGCAAACAGGGAGATCCGCTTCGAAAGCTGGATGAATACATCAATTGGGAAATGTTTCGTCCGATCCTTAAGAAAGCCTTTCGTAAAGAAGCAAAAGGACCTGGAGGAAGACCTCCATTTGATTATGTGATGATGTTCAAAATCCTGGTGCTTCAAAGATTGTACAATCTCTCCGACGCTCAGATGCAGTTTCACATTTTAGACAGGCTTTCTTTTATGAGATTTCTGGGCTTGCAGATAAATGACACCGTACCGGATGAGAAGACCATCTGGCATTTTCGCGAGACCCTTACAAAGAAAGGGAAAATTGAAATTCTATTCGAAAAGTTTCGATCGTTTCTTATGGTGAAAGGGGTCATTGCTCAAAGTGGAAATATCGTCGATGCCAGCTTTGTTGAGGCGCCAAAGCAACGGAACAGTAGAGAAGAAAACAAAGAGATCAAAAACAGAAAAACTCCTGAGAGTTGGAATGAATCGAAGAAAAGACAGAAGGACACCGACGCCAAATGGACCAGCAAGGGCGGAAAACGGCATTTCGGGTACAAGAACCATGTGAAAGCATGTAAGAAATCCAAGCTCATAAAAACCTATGGAGTAAGCGATGCCTCTGTGCATGATTCCCAAATCTTAGAAGATCTTTTAGAAAAAGATGATTCCCACCATGAAGTGTATGGGGACTCTGCTTATGCCGGTGGCCCAATAAAAGAGATCTTAGATACCAGGAACATACGAAACAGAATACACGAAAAGGGATATAGAAATAATCCACTTACGGAAAAACAAAAAGAGAAAAATCGGAAGAAGTCCAAAGTGAGAGCTCGAGTAGAACATATATTCGGCTTTATACATAACAGCATGAATGGTTCAACGTTACGGTCCATAGGTAAGCAAAGAGCTGAGGCGATAATCGGACTCATGAATCTGACCTACAATATGAACCGGTACATACAGCTGCAAAGGATATAA